The DNA segment GGTATTCAGAGTCTTGAGTATTTCTTTTGCTTTATCATACTGTTTTTTCTTGCTACTACGTTCGGTTATCTCTCCGAGTGTTTTTATTGCAAATGCTTTCAAATTTTTTGAATGTTCCATGTTGATATATCCGACCTCGTGTATCTCTACAAAATCTTTGTCCTCCAATTGATATAGTCTGTTAGATGTTGTATAAGTTGTGAAGTTTTTATCGGCTAGTATATTAGATAGAGTGCTGATAGAAAAGCTTTGAATAAGCGATTCTATTTTGTGATAGATGTCACTCACTTATGCCTCCTTCTAGTATCTTCAAGTGTTCTTCTTTTAGTAAGTGTTTTTGTGCGTTGTTTTAAAGCCCTTTCTTCGCTGTTCGTTATGAAATTACTCATAAGGTTACCATCATATACGCTAAAAAATTATAAATAATCTATTGATGAAAGATGAAAATTATTTTATCATTTGTGATCAATAATATATGATTTTACTTGTTGTATTTCTACCCTCATAAGTGAGATTAAAAATTTATTTTCAACAAATTCAGAGTTTAGTTTGGTCCTAGATAGTGTTTGTTAGTTCCAAGATTTCGCTTAACGCTGGATGCTGATTATCTTGTGATACTTGTGATCTGATTTTTTGATTAGTTATATTTTAGTGCATGGTTGTGTTAGTTGTTGGTGGTGTGGGGTATATAGGTTCTTATGTTAATAAACTTCTCAATAAGAATAGACACTAAAAGCATTAACTATATCCAAATAACTCTCAAATTTTGGAATTTATTGATTTTGAGTTGATAAAACTTGAAGTTTTTGAAAATATTTTGTAGATATGTTTAAACAAATTGAGATCTTTTAAATTGAATGTTGGGTATATATATTTAATAATTTTGATATGATTAAGAATACATCTTCCCCTCAACCAACAACAATATTTGGGTTTTGGATGCTAACATTGGCTGATTTAGAATTCTTGGTTTTAGAATTACAAGGGCTAACCGATGAATATACAATTGATTTTATAAATAAGGTAGTTAAGTTCAAGGGTAATGAAGAATTTGTAAGATTAAGAGTTGCACATCTTGAAAAGGTTAAAGGAGAAGTAACTCTTTATGCTGATTTAGTAAATAAGTTTAATGATACTAATGCTTACGCTCTTCATAATCTTTGCCCATATGAAGGAAAGTTTTATCCAAGATTAGCAAGATTAGTGAGAACCTTAATTAATGTTTTTAAATTGGATCATAACTCGCTTCTTCTTGATTCTTTTAATGGTTCTGGTACTACTACACATGAGGCTTCTCTTATGGGAATTAAAAGCGTTGGTATAGATATTACCCCTATGGGAACTATTTTGTCTGAATTAAAATGGGCTGTGGGGTATGTGATAGAGAGATTACCAGAAGGTATGACTAGATTGGTCTTGCCGTTTTTTTGGGGAGGTTCAATTGAAATAGCAGGGGCAAAAGAATTAGGGATTAAGGCAATAGGTTTTGAAATATTTGATGTTCTTGTGAATTATTGGAAAGTTCAAATTGAAAATCCAGAGAAGCTGTATCAAGAATTCATAGTGTCAAAATTCACAAAAGAGGTTTATAACAGGGTTAAACAGGAATTAAGGGGACATTGGAAAGGTGAAATAAAACTACCCCCCATAACATTATCCGCTTTTTATTATTTCAATCATAACCTTTCATACGGCCCTGGATTTTTAGGCTGGATGTCAAGCGTGTATGCCAATGAAAAAATATATCACGGCCTCTTAGAAAGAGTCAAGAATTTCAATGTCAAAAATATTAAAATTGAAAAGGCCATTCTTATTCAGTAAAAAAAATAAAGAAAGTTTTATACTATGATAAAACAAGAATATCAAAGGAGAAGGATGTTAA comes from the Brevinematales bacterium genome and includes:
- a CDS encoding site-specific DNA-methyltransferase — its product is MADLEFLVLELQGLTDEYTIDFINKVVKFKGNEEFVRLRVAHLEKVKGEVTLYADLVNKFNDTNAYALHNLCPYEGKFYPRLARLVRTLINVFKLDHNSLLLDSFNGSGTTTHEASLMGIKSVGIDITPMGTILSELKWAVGYVIERLPEGMTRLVLPFFWGGSIEIAGAKELGIKAIGFEIFDVLVNYWKVQIENPEKLYQEFIVSKFTKEVYNRVKQELRGHWKGEIKLPPITLSAFYYFNHNLSYGPGFLGWMSSVYANEKIYHGLLERVKNFNVKNIKIEKAILIQ